The Polaribacter sp. MED152 region TTATATGGAATAGTTACATTAATACCTTTAATTGATTCATTGTTTTCTATGATACTAGGAAAATCTTCAATTTTTGGGATATCAAAATTCACATAAGAATGATGTTCTAAATTAAGAGCTGAGAACTTTTTTGTAAAATATCCTCTAGAGAATGAATAAGAAATATCTCTACCTAATAATCCAAATAACTTACTTTTTTCTTCTTTTCCCATAATAATCTATAATAAGCACTATTGCAATGCCAATTAGCATAAAAAATATTGCTAAAAATGTTTCTGAATTGAATAACTCAGGCATAAAACGCTCAAAATTCTCTATAACTTTATTTCCTTCTTTATCTATTAAGAATTCACCATTTTCCTGAGCATATATTTTTTCTTTCCAAGGCCATACAATACCTAAAGAACCTGTTATAAATCCAATAATTACTGCATTTACAATTTTATTATATTTTTTTAAAACATAACCCAATACATGAGAAATTGAAACCAAACCAAAAGCAGAGCCTGCAGTAAAAACTGAAATGATTTTTAAGTATTTTACTTTTATAGGATCAGATAAAACTTCAAAATTCCCAATAGCTAAATTGGTTAATACGTTTAAAAGAACGTTTACAGAATCTACCAATAGCAGCACATAATTACCTAACAGAATTAAAATAAAGGAACCTGATAAGCCAGGTAAAGTCATACCAGAAACACCTATAATTCCACATAAGAAAACAAACCAAAGATTATCATTTTCTTTAGCAGGCTTTAAAAAACTTATGGCCAAGCCAAGTGTAATTCCGATAATTAAAGATATAAAACTAGTTCTATTCCATTTACCAAAATCTTTTCCTATGTAATAAATAGAGCCTACAATCATTCCAAAAAACCAGCTCCAAACAAACAATTCATAATGCTTTAGCAAGTAATCTAAAAGTAGTGAAACACTGAAATAACTAAAAATACTTCCACCCATTACCAATAAGATAAATTGGGCATTTGTGTATTGAGCA contains the following coding sequences:
- a CDS encoding DUF368 domain-containing protein, with protein sequence MREQRTFVQKAKLFFKGLAMGAANKVPGVSGGTVSYVLGFYEDLIYSFQKINLKAFKLLIAGNFKTFAQYTNAQFILLVMGGSIFSYFSVSLLLDYLLKHYELFVWSWFFGMIVGSIYYIGKDFGKWNRTSFISLIIGITLGLAISFLKPAKENDNLWFVFLCGIIGVSGMTLPGLSGSFILILLGNYVLLLVDSVNVLLNVLTNLAIGNFEVLSDPIKVKYLKIISVFTAGSAFGLVSISHVLGYVLKKYNKIVNAVIIGFITGSLGIVWPWKEKIYAQENGEFLIDKEGNKVIENFERFMPELFNSETFLAIFFMLIGIAIVLIIDYYGKRRKK